In Mycolicibacterium sp. TY81, the following proteins share a genomic window:
- a CDS encoding nucleotidyltransferase domain-containing protein, producing MQLHKPFATVTPTLDGDVLMVLARVEDESFTISQINRILPDVSGEGLRKVLNRLTAQGVVIHVQVGRTSTYRFNTEHLAAEPIRALARMVEVFLNLLEEYLNTWEESPVYAAVFGSAMTGKMRLDSDIDILLVRATAPEPVDSKTFSDTLWEEQVADLARTVTAWTGNDARVVEYTENDLRTAATAGEPLLNEIARHGRTVAGTKLWLLRQLRQSSHPNQGRA from the coding sequence ATGCAGCTGCACAAGCCATTCGCCACGGTGACACCGACCTTGGACGGTGACGTCCTCATGGTCCTGGCCCGCGTGGAGGACGAGTCGTTCACGATCAGCCAGATCAACCGTATCCTGCCCGACGTTTCAGGCGAAGGGCTCCGCAAGGTCCTCAACCGGCTCACCGCCCAAGGCGTTGTCATCCACGTGCAAGTCGGCCGAACAAGCACCTACCGCTTCAACACCGAACACCTTGCAGCCGAACCGATTCGCGCCCTGGCCCGCATGGTTGAGGTATTCCTCAACCTCCTTGAGGAATACCTCAACACCTGGGAAGAATCACCGGTGTACGCCGCGGTGTTCGGCTCGGCGATGACCGGAAAGATGCGCCTTGATAGCGACATCGACATTCTCCTGGTCCGAGCAACGGCACCTGAACCAGTCGATTCCAAGACATTTTCGGACACTCTGTGGGAGGAGCAGGTCGCCGATCTAGCCCGCACGGTCACCGCCTGGACCGGCAACGACGCCCGCGTCGTCGAGTACACCGAAAATGACCTGCGCACCGCAGCCACCGCCGGCGAGCCACTGCTCAACGAAATCGCCAGGCACGGCCGGACCGTCGCAGGGACCAAGCTCTGGCTGCTACGGCAGCTGCGCCAATCCAGCCACCCGAACCAGGGGAGGGCATGA
- a CDS encoding type VII secretion target — MGEVTVVDPDGLRALAALCGDIADALTGAGIAPTAGPPRQGTAAAVTAGHDAVSTAATALAARASATGYKLRTADGVYRTTDAESGQNLAAIGRSIEV, encoded by the coding sequence GTGGGGGAAGTAACTGTGGTCGATCCTGATGGCTTGCGAGCTCTGGCCGCGTTGTGCGGCGATATTGCGGATGCGTTGACCGGTGCCGGGATCGCGCCGACCGCAGGGCCGCCCAGGCAGGGCACCGCCGCGGCCGTCACCGCCGGGCATGACGCCGTGAGCACGGCCGCGACGGCGCTGGCGGCGCGGGCCAGCGCGACCGGATACAAGCTTCGTACCGCTGACGGCGTGTACCGCACCACCGACGCCGAATCAGGCCAGAACCTGGCGGCCATCGGCCGCTCCATCGAGGTGTGA
- a CDS encoding DinB family protein, translating into MTTWSIPQITTGGERRLLESTLDRNRAELVNAVRGLSDADARRRGVASMTTPIGLLKHAAVAERIWFQHILGGVPASECGGGTTAGDASFVVDDDESVADVIVEFESASARSRAAATRFDLDEVRTHRHLGAVNLRFIYLLAIEDFARHAGHADILREQIERPLAASDHLG; encoded by the coding sequence ATGACGACATGGTCGATACCGCAGATCACCACCGGGGGCGAGCGCCGGCTACTGGAGAGCACGCTCGACCGCAACCGCGCCGAGCTGGTCAATGCGGTGCGCGGATTGTCAGACGCCGACGCCCGGCGCCGCGGCGTTGCGTCCATGACCACGCCGATCGGCCTACTCAAGCACGCTGCCGTCGCTGAACGAATCTGGTTTCAGCACATCTTGGGCGGGGTGCCCGCGAGTGAGTGTGGCGGCGGTACGACGGCCGGGGATGCGAGCTTTGTGGTCGATGACGATGAGTCGGTCGCCGATGTGATCGTTGAATTCGAAAGCGCCAGTGCGCGTTCGCGTGCCGCTGCCACGCGGTTCGACCTTGATGAGGTCAGGACACATCGCCATCTCGGGGCGGTCAACCTTCGGTTCATCTACCTGCTGGCGATTGAGGACTTCGCGCGTCACGCTGGGCACGCGGACATTCTTCGGGAACAGATCGAGCGTCCCCTTGCTGCCAGCGATCATCTCGGTTGA
- a CDS encoding Abi family protein has product MSVPLPVKPWLSIHDQISRLQGRGMLIGDTAVAAEWLSTVGYYRLSGYWYPFREVDSTGQTRRLSTFVDDTNFSDIVELYEFDRRLKALIASGLERVEVALRCQLGHRLGEIDPMAHDDPGHFRPSFDHASWRATVQGRIGRARGRDEFVDHHVAVYGGQLPVWVLTDVLDFSDLSRLFAGLKSTEQRTIGDWFAVSPAPDASKVQRRRWRDNHPLANWLEHLTVVRNICAHHGRLWNRALVPVGASPRVRHLAGFATLPEQQAQIERVYGTICVITHLLGAAAPSSGWRSHIDDLVSTSFAQLALRSTSEMGYPAP; this is encoded by the coding sequence GTGTCTGTGCCTCTGCCTGTCAAGCCGTGGTTATCCATCCACGATCAGATCAGCCGCCTGCAGGGCCGGGGCATGCTCATCGGTGATACCGCCGTTGCAGCGGAATGGCTTTCAACGGTCGGCTACTACCGGTTGAGCGGTTATTGGTACCCGTTCCGCGAGGTCGACAGCACCGGCCAGACCCGTCGACTCAGCACTTTCGTCGACGACACCAACTTCTCAGACATCGTCGAGCTCTATGAGTTCGACCGCCGACTGAAGGCGCTGATCGCCAGTGGACTGGAGCGTGTCGAAGTCGCGTTGCGATGCCAGCTCGGACACCGCCTCGGTGAGATCGACCCGATGGCCCATGACGATCCGGGGCACTTCCGCCCCAGTTTCGACCACGCCAGCTGGCGCGCAACTGTTCAGGGGCGCATCGGCCGCGCACGTGGGCGCGACGAGTTCGTCGATCACCACGTGGCCGTCTACGGCGGCCAGCTTCCAGTCTGGGTCCTGACTGATGTACTCGATTTCTCCGATTTATCAAGGCTTTTCGCCGGTTTGAAGTCGACCGAGCAACGCACCATTGGCGACTGGTTCGCCGTCAGTCCGGCGCCAGACGCCTCGAAGGTGCAGCGCCGGCGATGGCGCGATAACCACCCTCTGGCGAACTGGCTGGAACACCTCACTGTCGTTCGGAATATCTGCGCCCACCATGGCCGGCTGTGGAATCGCGCACTCGTACCGGTCGGTGCCTCGCCCCGTGTGCGCCACCTCGCGGGCTTCGCCACCCTGCCCGAACAGCAGGCTCAGATCGAGCGGGTGTACGGCACGATCTGCGTGATCACTCATCTGCTGGGGGCCGCCGCTCCGAGCAGCGGCTGGCGGTCGCATATCGACGATCTCGTGTCGACGTCGTTCGCTCAGTTGGCCCTACGGAGCACCAGCGAGATGGGCTACCCGGCGCCCTAG